A portion of the candidate division WOR-3 bacterium genome contains these proteins:
- a CDS encoding MG2 domain-containing protein: protein MKIFIPLSMGIIGLSLLTRIGFRSDESDLHLQLNIPIEGLKGEHGDCRIEILDPADEILGASNHLLSIDKDYYSFPVKIKLKKKVDDFDLLRVKVIFKKQTKVYSLFQLQDKMVVKILGQDRFIYGTPIKYRIIVKNQRNDQPIPEAQVKVFLETKDKQNMVYEGKTDNSGSCETNFTIAGGLKSARLKFLVSSELGKDEYETVINLTSGYLTYLVTDKPIYQPGQTIHIRTLTLQKPKLHAVKNKEVILEIEDAKGNKVFKKTLKTDQFGVAYTSFLLADEVNFGNWVIRAVFDEEKTEKTVKVERYLLPKFKITLKTDKEFYLPGEKMEGDVDVQYFFGKPVVDGAVKITVYKFDIGFNEEAVLEGKTDRNGLYHFSYKLPTYFVGEPLEKGDALVRLDIEVIDKANHSEKITLTKKVVQNLINVALVPEGGQLKPNLENRIYVVANYPDGSPCRAKVELNIEGLKQTGNTDDYGVAEFKYQPKDSRVQISAKVTDDKGTTVEVEKEFNLNTEQEQIIMRMRRGIYKVGDLMDLEFLTTKKTGRVYIDIIKDNQTILTKSLEIKDGKGSYKLPLTPALAGSVWLHAYIVTTGSDIIRDTRFCYVHGADDLKINVKPDKNEYQPGEEGRILFTITDKNGGPKNATLCLAIVDEAVFAVSELQPGLEKVYFTLEKEIMTPRYEIHGFEPANIVKQPMIDERAEIVMFSTLTPKDPYPVNYTTPIETNEKLAEVFYPKLAKLRDKLNGALNKYYDRYKNFPKTVDAIETLIKEKLLKETDILDPWNRKYRIACNDEYFSYFTITSAGPDGIFDTDDDITEWGWRRLMHMDEVRFAPEGPMPVPSLQKGTTMDKLAKEQKSPEEPRVREYFPETFLFEPALITDGNGQAKISLTMPDAITTWRITMFASTSQGELGSELSQIRVFQDFFVDIDLPLSLTQGDEISIPVALYNYLPRSQKIKIVLEKGEGFEILGDREITKTLNKDEVSVVYFPIKMTELGYHTLTVKAYGEAKSDAIKRTIAVLPDGKRFENIISDRLEGNVIKKVRFPDHAVPGANSLILKLYPGIYSQVVEGLDKMLGMPYGCFEQTSSITYPNILILDYLRKTGQIKPETEMKAEEYISIGYQRLLSFEVKGGGFSWFGDPPANKILTAYGLMEFNDMNKVYSIDERVIERTAQWLKEQQEKNGSWKPDAQYLHAEAWGRIQNNEILPTAYIVWALAEIGDKTGAAQKGLDYLKSKWEKVNDAYILALVANAFVAMEPKSELTIRILRKLLELAKEDNGALYWESNLPSITFTGGKGADIEASGLATYALVKSGKFTNATTKALTYLIRAKDPGGTWYTTQGTIIALRALVGALGGMSEDVNATIVVIHNGKKVTEIKVDKNNADVMQQIDLNENLKNENTVELQLKGEGSFLYEITSAYYIPWKDLPKPPMPLFDIDVRYDRKQLTINDLVNVEVIIRLLKGGTAQMVMVDLGIPPGFEVLTPMLDEYVNKKVIQKYNLTPRQIIIYLESISADKPVKLTYSLKAKYPIRAKVRASKVYEYYNTDKEAIAEPFEIKVTK, encoded by the coding sequence ATGAAGATATTTATACCTTTAAGTATGGGGATAATTGGCTTAAGCCTGTTAACGAGAATAGGCTTCAGATCTGATGAATCCGATTTACATTTACAATTAAATATTCCTATTGAGGGATTAAAAGGTGAACATGGAGATTGTAGAATCGAAATCCTGGACCCTGCAGATGAAATACTTGGTGCGTCTAACCATCTACTCAGCATTGATAAGGATTACTATTCATTTCCTGTAAAGATTAAATTAAAGAAAAAAGTTGATGATTTTGATCTTTTGCGGGTGAAGGTAATATTTAAAAAACAGACAAAGGTCTACTCCCTCTTTCAACTCCAGGATAAGATGGTCGTAAAGATCCTTGGCCAGGACCGGTTCATTTACGGAACACCGATAAAATACCGAATAATTGTTAAGAATCAACGGAATGACCAACCGATTCCAGAAGCCCAGGTCAAAGTATTTTTGGAGACGAAAGATAAGCAGAATATGGTTTATGAAGGAAAAACCGATAATTCAGGAAGTTGTGAGACGAACTTCACCATTGCCGGGGGGTTAAAAAGTGCCCGTCTCAAATTCCTCGTGAGCTCTGAATTGGGTAAAGATGAATATGAAACAGTCATAAATCTCACCAGCGGTTATCTTACATACCTGGTTACCGATAAGCCAATATACCAGCCCGGACAAACGATCCACATTCGGACATTAACCCTACAAAAACCAAAGTTGCATGCGGTAAAAAATAAAGAAGTAATTTTGGAGATTGAAGATGCCAAAGGGAATAAAGTATTCAAAAAAACCTTAAAGACGGATCAATTTGGAGTCGCCTATACTTCATTTCTCCTTGCAGATGAGGTAAACTTTGGGAACTGGGTGATCAGAGCGGTGTTCGACGAAGAAAAAACCGAAAAGACAGTAAAGGTTGAGAGATATCTCCTGCCCAAATTTAAAATCACATTAAAGACCGATAAAGAATTCTACCTCCCTGGTGAAAAAATGGAAGGCGATGTTGATGTCCAATATTTTTTTGGCAAGCCAGTCGTCGATGGTGCGGTAAAAATTACGGTTTATAAATTTGATATCGGTTTTAATGAAGAGGCGGTCCTGGAAGGTAAAACCGATAGAAACGGTCTGTATCATTTCAGTTACAAACTCCCTACATATTTTGTGGGTGAACCACTGGAGAAAGGTGATGCCCTGGTGCGGTTGGATATTGAAGTGATTGATAAGGCAAACCACAGTGAAAAAATCACCTTGACAAAAAAGGTAGTGCAAAATCTGATAAATGTTGCGCTTGTGCCCGAGGGAGGTCAATTGAAACCGAATCTTGAAAACCGGATATATGTGGTAGCAAACTATCCAGATGGTTCTCCATGCCGGGCAAAGGTAGAGTTAAATATTGAAGGGCTAAAACAGACCGGCAATACCGATGATTACGGAGTCGCTGAATTCAAATATCAGCCGAAAGATTCCCGAGTCCAAATCAGTGCAAAGGTGACCGATGATAAAGGCACAACGGTCGAGGTGGAGAAGGAATTCAATCTCAATACTGAGCAGGAACAGATAATTATGCGCATGAGACGCGGCATATACAAAGTCGGGGATCTGATGGACTTAGAATTTCTCACCACCAAGAAGACTGGTCGGGTTTATATTGATATCATCAAAGACAATCAGACCATTTTGACCAAGTCGCTTGAAATAAAAGATGGCAAGGGGAGTTATAAATTGCCTCTGACACCCGCGCTGGCAGGTTCTGTTTGGCTCCATGCCTACATCGTGACGACTGGTTCGGATATCATCCGTGACACAAGATTCTGTTATGTGCATGGCGCCGACGATCTTAAGATAAATGTCAAGCCCGACAAAAATGAATATCAACCGGGTGAGGAAGGAAGGATTCTATTTACCATTACTGATAAAAATGGTGGACCCAAAAATGCAACCCTTTGTCTGGCGATCGTTGATGAAGCGGTCTTTGCTGTGAGCGAGTTACAGCCTGGATTGGAGAAGGTCTATTTCACCCTGGAGAAAGAAATAATGACCCCCCGTTATGAAATCCACGGCTTTGAACCGGCAAATATTGTTAAACAACCGATGATAGATGAAAGGGCAGAGATTGTAATGTTTTCCACCCTGACACCGAAAGACCCCTATCCGGTTAATTATACTACGCCGATCGAGACCAATGAAAAACTTGCGGAAGTTTTCTATCCTAAACTTGCCAAATTGCGTGATAAACTCAACGGAGCACTCAACAAATATTATGACCGATATAAAAACTTCCCGAAGACCGTTGACGCCATTGAAACCTTAATAAAAGAAAAATTACTTAAAGAGACCGATATTTTAGATCCTTGGAACCGAAAATATCGCATCGCCTGTAATGATGAATACTTCTCTTATTTCACTATTACCAGTGCCGGACCAGATGGAATATTTGATACAGACGACGATATAACCGAATGGGGGTGGAGAAGATTAATGCATATGGATGAAGTAAGATTCGCTCCTGAGGGTCCTATGCCCGTGCCGAGCCTCCAGAAAGGAACCACTATGGATAAGTTGGCAAAAGAACAAAAGAGTCCTGAAGAACCAAGGGTGAGGGAATACTTTCCGGAGACTTTCCTCTTTGAACCCGCCCTTATCACTGATGGAAATGGACAGGCAAAGATTTCCCTCACAATGCCGGATGCGATCACGACATGGCGAATCACGATGTTTGCCTCCACATCCCAAGGTGAACTCGGCTCGGAATTATCCCAGATCCGAGTATTCCAAGATTTCTTTGTGGATATTGACCTACCCCTATCTCTGACCCAGGGTGATGAGATATCAATTCCGGTGGCGCTTTACAATTATCTGCCCCGGTCACAGAAAATCAAGATCGTTCTGGAGAAAGGCGAGGGGTTTGAAATTCTCGGAGATAGGGAAATCACCAAGACCCTTAATAAAGACGAAGTTTCGGTAGTCTATTTCCCGATAAAGATGACCGAACTCGGCTACCATACCTTAACCGTAAAGGCTTATGGCGAGGCAAAGTCGGATGCGATCAAGCGCACGATTGCGGTACTGCCCGACGGCAAAAGGTTTGAAAATATTATTTCCGACCGATTAGAAGGAAATGTGATAAAGAAAGTGCGTTTTCCGGACCATGCGGTACCTGGTGCTAATTCCTTAATTTTAAAACTCTACCCGGGAATCTATTCTCAGGTCGTAGAGGGGTTGGATAAAATGCTCGGCATGCCCTATGGGTGTTTTGAACAGACCTCATCAATAACCTATCCCAATATTTTGATCCTGGATTATCTCCGCAAGACCGGACAGATCAAACCCGAGACCGAGATGAAAGCCGAGGAATACATCAGCATTGGTTATCAGCGGTTGTTATCTTTTGAAGTGAAGGGTGGTGGATTCTCCTGGTTTGGAGACCCGCCTGCAAATAAAATCCTCACCGCCTATGGTCTAATGGAATTCAACGACATGAACAAAGTCTACAGTATTGATGAGCGGGTGATAGAAAGGACTGCTCAGTGGTTGAAAGAACAACAGGAAAAGAATGGTTCCTGGAAACCGGATGCGCAATATCTCCATGCCGAAGCCTGGGGTCGGATTCAGAATAACGAGATATTACCAACTGCCTATATCGTCTGGGCACTTGCTGAGATTGGAGATAAAACCGGTGCTGCCCAAAAAGGGCTTGATTATTTAAAAAGCAAATGGGAAAAGGTAAACGATGCCTATATCTTGGCCCTTGTTGCGAATGCCTTTGTTGCTATGGAACCAAAATCCGAGCTGACGATAAGAATTCTGCGCAAGCTCCTTGAGCTGGCAAAAGAAGATAATGGGGCTCTGTATTGGGAATCGAATTTGCCTTCGATAACCTTTACTGGAGGCAAGGGGGCGGATATTGAGGCGAGCGGTCTGGCAACCTATGCCTTGGTAAAATCCGGTAAATTCACCAATGCTACAACCAAGGCATTGACCTATTTGATTCGTGCCAAGGATCCCGGTGGAACCTGGTATACAACTCAGGGCACGATTATTGCCCTGCGGGCACTGGTGGGAGCTCTGGGGGGAATGAGTGAGGATGTAAATGCCACAATCGTAGTTATCCACAACGGTAAGAAGGTTACTGAGATAAAGGTCGACAAAAATAATGCCGATGTGATGCAGCAGATCGATTTGAATGAAAATTTAAAAAACGAAAATACGGTGGAACTCCAACTCAAAGGTGAAGGGAGTTTCTTATATGAAATAACGAGTGCCTACTACATCCCCTGGAAGGATTTACCCAAACCACCAATGCCGCTATTTGATATTGATGTTCGTTACGACCGCAAACAATTGACAATCAATGATTTGGTCAATGTAGAGGTTATTATCAGACTCTTAAAAGGCGGAACAGCCCAGATGGTGATGGTGGATCTGGGAATACCTCCGGGATTTGAAGTCCTCACACCAATGCTTGATGAATATGTTAACAAAAAAGTGATCCAGAAATATAATCTAACTCCCCGCCAGATCATCATCTATCTCGAATCTATCTCCGCGGATAAACCAGTGAAATTGACCTATAGTCTAAAGGCGAAATATCCCATCCGGGCAAAGGTGCGTGCTTCAAAGGTATATGAATACTACAATACTGATAAAGAGGCGATTGCAGAACCATTTGAGATTAAGGTCACAAAATAA